A stretch of the Archangium violaceum genome encodes the following:
- the secA gene encoding preprotein translocase subunit SecA: MIEWTLKKIIGTKNERELRKALPKVARINELESKMRALKDEDFAAATARMKQEVQNGRPLDDLLFDAFALVREAARRVIGQRHYDVQMIGGMFLHQGCIAEMRTGEGKTLTATLPSYLNALSSRGVHVVTVNDYLARRDAEWMGRVHRFLGMTTGCILHELNDRQRQEAYRADITYGQNNEFGFDYLRDNMKFRLQDYVQRELNYAIVDEVDSILIDEARTPLIISGPTEDTTDKYYIVDKVIPGLVPDQDYILDEKHKSVSLTDSGIEKIQQRLKIGNLYDPSEIETLHHVEQALRAHTLYKRDRDYVVRDGEVMIVDEFTGRLMAGRRWSDGLHQAVEAKEGVKIENENQTLATISFQNYFRMYSKLSGMTGTADTEAEEFAKIYNLEVRVVPTNRPMIRKDQDDVVYKTEREKFEAVAKDIVELHKKGQPVLVGTVSIAKSEVVANFLKKQGIPHNVLNAKQHEREADIVAQAGRKGAVTISTNMAGRGTDILLGGNAEVMAKAEVGPEPVPPPPSADGQPVDMTAYQQALEEHKQRFEAALAKYKEQTAKEREEVVAAGGLYIIGTERHESRRIDNQLRGRAGRQGDPGGSRFYLSLEDDLMRIFGSERISGLMERLGMEEGEVIEHVWLSRAIESAQRRVEGHNFDIRKNLLEYDDVMNQQRRTIYKLRRKVLAAGAGIPLVEYDEDKKTRTKIRTEQIVSWADYKEMILDAVEDVIVSLTDTYCPSRNPASWDLEALSRGVKETLNLELSFLKAGSREEIQEDIYKAAEKIIQAREEEFGEEFLRFLQVRYLVTIDTLWKDHLLAMDHLRQGIGLRGYGQKDPKQEYKKEGYSGFIQMLGAISSQFVSQMMRVQAKAASAAAEEAARLARQMAQRQRQMQEGRADAEGKLAEPVAARPPAAATRPAASAAASAGGPKVGRNDPCPCGSGKKYKKCHGAAEASV, from the coding sequence ATGATCGAATGGACGCTGAAGAAGATCATCGGGACGAAGAATGAGCGCGAGCTCAGGAAGGCGCTCCCGAAGGTAGCCCGCATCAATGAGCTCGAGAGCAAGATGCGGGCGCTCAAGGATGAGGATTTCGCCGCCGCCACCGCCCGGATGAAGCAGGAGGTGCAGAACGGCCGCCCGCTGGACGACCTGCTGTTCGATGCGTTCGCGCTGGTCCGTGAGGCCGCTCGCCGGGTGATCGGCCAGCGGCACTATGACGTGCAGATGATCGGCGGCATGTTCCTCCACCAGGGCTGCATCGCGGAGATGCGCACCGGTGAGGGCAAGACGCTCACCGCCACGCTGCCGTCGTACCTCAACGCCCTGTCCAGCCGCGGTGTGCACGTGGTGACGGTGAACGACTACCTGGCCCGGCGCGACGCCGAGTGGATGGGGCGCGTGCACCGCTTCCTGGGCATGACCACCGGCTGCATCCTCCACGAGCTGAACGACCGGCAGCGTCAGGAGGCCTACCGGGCGGACATCACCTACGGGCAGAACAACGAGTTCGGCTTCGACTACCTGCGCGACAACATGAAGTTCCGTCTGCAGGACTACGTCCAGCGTGAGCTCAACTACGCCATCGTCGACGAGGTGGACTCCATCCTCATCGACGAGGCGCGTACCCCCCTCATCATCTCCGGTCCCACCGAGGACACCACCGACAAGTACTACATTGTCGACAAGGTGATCCCCGGACTCGTTCCGGACCAGGACTACATCCTGGACGAGAAGCACAAATCGGTTTCCCTCACGGACTCCGGCATCGAGAAGATTCAGCAGCGCCTCAAGATCGGCAACCTCTACGATCCCAGCGAGATCGAAACGCTCCACCACGTGGAGCAGGCGCTGCGCGCCCACACGCTCTACAAGCGTGACCGCGACTACGTGGTGCGTGACGGCGAGGTGATGATCGTCGACGAGTTCACGGGCCGCCTGATGGCGGGCCGCCGCTGGTCGGATGGCCTCCACCAGGCCGTCGAGGCCAAGGAAGGCGTGAAGATCGAGAACGAGAACCAGACGCTGGCCACCATCTCGTTCCAGAACTACTTCCGCATGTATTCCAAGCTCTCGGGCATGACCGGCACCGCCGACACCGAGGCCGAGGAGTTCGCGAAGATCTACAACCTGGAGGTCCGGGTGGTGCCCACCAACCGGCCGATGATCCGCAAGGACCAGGACGACGTCGTCTACAAGACGGAGCGCGAGAAGTTCGAGGCGGTGGCCAAGGACATCGTCGAGCTGCACAAGAAGGGCCAGCCGGTGCTGGTGGGTACGGTGTCCATCGCCAAGAGCGAGGTGGTGGCCAACTTCCTCAAGAAGCAGGGCATCCCCCACAACGTGCTCAACGCCAAGCAGCACGAGCGCGAGGCGGACATCGTCGCGCAGGCGGGCCGCAAGGGCGCCGTCACCATCTCCACCAACATGGCCGGCCGCGGTACGGACATCCTCCTGGGCGGCAACGCCGAGGTGATGGCCAAGGCCGAGGTGGGTCCCGAGCCCGTGCCGCCGCCGCCGAGCGCGGACGGGCAGCCGGTGGACATGACCGCGTACCAGCAGGCGCTCGAGGAGCACAAGCAGCGCTTCGAGGCGGCGCTGGCGAAGTACAAGGAGCAGACGGCGAAGGAGCGCGAGGAGGTGGTGGCCGCCGGTGGCCTCTACATCATCGGTACCGAGCGCCACGAGTCGCGCCGCATCGACAACCAGCTGCGTGGCCGCGCGGGCCGCCAGGGTGACCCGGGTGGCAGCCGCTTCTACCTGTCGCTCGAGGACGACCTGATGCGCATCTTCGGGTCCGAGCGCATCTCGGGCCTGATGGAGCGCCTGGGCATGGAGGAGGGCGAGGTCATCGAGCACGTGTGGCTCAGCCGCGCCATCGAGAGCGCCCAGCGGCGTGTCGAGGGTCACAACTTCGACATCCGCAAGAACCTGCTCGAGTACGACGACGTGATGAACCAGCAGCGGCGCACCATCTACAAGCTGCGCCGCAAGGTGCTGGCCGCCGGCGCCGGCATCCCGCTGGTGGAGTACGACGAGGACAAGAAGACCCGCACCAAGATCCGCACCGAGCAGATCGTGTCCTGGGCGGACTACAAGGAGATGATCCTCGACGCCGTCGAGGACGTCATCGTGTCGCTCACCGACACCTACTGCCCGTCGCGCAACCCCGCCTCCTGGGATCTGGAGGCGCTCAGCCGCGGCGTGAAGGAGACGCTCAACCTGGAGCTGTCCTTCCTCAAGGCCGGCTCGCGCGAGGAGATCCAGGAGGACATCTACAAGGCGGCCGAGAAGATCATCCAGGCCCGCGAGGAGGAGTTCGGGGAGGAGTTCCTGCGCTTCCTCCAGGTGCGCTACCTGGTCACCATCGACACGCTGTGGAAGGACCACCTGCTGGCGATGGACCACCTGCGCCAGGGCATCGGCCTGCGTGGCTACGGCCAGAAGGATCCGAAGCAGGAGTACAAGAAGGAGGGCTACTCGGGCTTCATCCAGATGCTCGGCGCCATCAGCTCGCAGTTCGTCAGCCAGATGATGCGGGTGCAGGCGAAGGCGGCCTCCGCCGCCGCCGAGGAAGCGGCCCGGCTGGCCCGGCAGATGGCCCAGCGGCAGCGGCAGATGCAGGAAGGCCGAGCGGACGCCGAGGGCAAGCTGGCCGAGCCCGTCGCCGCCCGTCCTCCGGCAGCCGCCACGCGTCCGGCCGCCAGTGCCGCCGCGTCCGCCGGGGGTCCCAAGGTGGGCCGCAACGATCCGTGCCCCTGCGGCAGTGGCAAGAAGTACAAGAAGTGCCACGGCGCGGCCGAGGCCAGCGTCTAA
- the rlmM gene encoding 23S rRNA (cytidine(2498)-2'-O)-methyltransferase RlmM — translation MESEKRPAEPPVFARTGIRVLASFPTEQAPEQLAEAIAARTAEAAPAGSLVLQAFLPDSPAGNRLADEADALLEAVRTRLPADRLLEETWRAREAGAMLVELCVAPGVVMVGAVPAREALSLAPGGRQRMRRSGDSPSRAAMKLEEALVSLPFEPGRGEVCVDLGAAPGGWTQRLVARGARVIAVDPAKLMPELARQPRVEHVQESAFSYTPEEPADWLFCDMAWRPLEVAQLLAKWGRRGWATHMVANIKLPMKDKNPILVRVRHILTQDGGWQGLTMRQLYHDRDEVTVTAHRGL, via the coding sequence GTGGAGAGCGAGAAGCGCCCGGCGGAGCCCCCTGTCTTCGCCCGGACGGGCATCCGCGTGCTGGCCTCGTTCCCGACGGAACAGGCACCCGAGCAGCTGGCCGAGGCCATCGCCGCCCGGACGGCCGAGGCCGCGCCTGCGGGCTCGCTCGTCCTACAGGCCTTCCTCCCGGACAGTCCGGCTGGCAACCGGCTGGCGGACGAGGCGGATGCCCTGCTGGAAGCAGTGCGCACGCGCCTGCCCGCCGACCGGCTGCTGGAGGAGACGTGGCGTGCCCGTGAGGCAGGCGCGATGCTCGTGGAGCTGTGCGTCGCCCCCGGGGTGGTGATGGTGGGCGCGGTGCCCGCGAGGGAGGCGCTATCGCTCGCTCCGGGTGGCCGCCAGCGGATGCGGCGCTCGGGAGATTCCCCCTCGCGCGCGGCGATGAAGCTGGAGGAGGCGCTGGTCAGCCTGCCCTTCGAACCGGGCCGGGGCGAGGTCTGCGTGGACCTCGGCGCGGCTCCGGGCGGCTGGACGCAGCGGCTGGTGGCGCGTGGGGCGCGGGTGATTGCCGTGGACCCGGCGAAACTGATGCCGGAGCTGGCCAGGCAACCGCGCGTGGAGCACGTGCAGGAGAGCGCCTTCTCCTACACGCCGGAGGAGCCGGCCGATTGGCTCTTCTGTGACATGGCCTGGCGTCCGCTCGAGGTGGCTCAGCTGTTGGCCAAGTGGGGCCGGCGCGGCTGGGCCACCCACATGGTGGCCAACATCAAGCTCCCCATGAAGGACAAGAACCCCATCCTCGTGCGGGTGCGTCACATCCTCACGCAGGACGGAGGCTGGCAGGGACTGACCATGCGTCAGCTCTACCATGACCGGGACGAGGTCACCGTCACCGCCCACCGGGGCCTGTAA
- a CDS encoding diguanylate cyclase domain-containing protein has protein sequence MPYAIDEAMATALVTLYPRLVQRSPEPVKVALQRLLDEEHARRGVPDATGALNPLALTQGTLLKEEFDLSTHAHHSGWTVGALIADVKGMIHFNARHGFPVGDAMLRGVVESLRARFPGAKVVRLQGDNFAALLVPTSGLSVTEELRASTRSRLVADARAALPEGAEPPDFTIALLELTIEQPTHWQVLGPLVWGELERAYTLERMGTAGGLQRRRLQLGGFVPGRSEP, from the coding sequence ATGCCCTACGCCATCGATGAAGCCATGGCCACCGCGCTGGTGACCCTTTACCCACGACTCGTGCAGCGCTCGCCCGAGCCCGTGAAGGTGGCGCTCCAACGCCTGCTCGACGAGGAACACGCGCGCCGAGGCGTGCCGGACGCAACGGGCGCGCTCAACCCGCTCGCCCTCACGCAGGGGACGCTGCTCAAGGAGGAGTTCGATCTCTCCACGCACGCGCACCACTCGGGCTGGACGGTGGGCGCGCTCATCGCGGACGTGAAGGGGATGATCCACTTCAATGCACGCCACGGCTTCCCCGTGGGGGACGCGATGCTGCGCGGCGTGGTGGAGTCCCTGCGGGCCCGGTTCCCCGGGGCGAAGGTGGTGCGGCTGCAGGGAGACAACTTCGCCGCGTTGCTGGTGCCCACCTCGGGGCTCTCGGTGACGGAAGAGCTCCGTGCCTCCACCCGCTCCCGGCTCGTGGCGGACGCGCGAGCCGCGCTGCCCGAAGGCGCCGAGCCTCCGGACTTCACGATCGCGCTGCTGGAGCTCACCATCGAGCAACCCACCCACTGGCAGGTGCTGGGACCCCTCGTGTGGGGCGAGCTCGAGCGCGCCTACACCCTGGAGCGGATGGGCACCGCCGGAGGCCTCCAGCGCCGACGACTGCAGCTCGGCGGCTTCGTGCCCGGCCGCTCCGAGCCCTGA
- a CDS encoding M23 family metallopeptidase: MLIADHNSPVRRFNVSRSLILQVGGGVLLMAGLALGATVHYFQVARDAAENRILREENLTLRGQLKTVRERIEHIGSTLDRVERFDQKLRSITLLSDPQRNLAMGPVEQAPGVGAPAAETQFTELTSMESPKALVGKLDRLSAEATRQEQSLQEMQAYFQDQKSLLASTPSIWPTRGWVTSDFGQRLDPYTAERVTHAGMDIAAPHGKEVSAPSDGTVVFAGLEGGYGNVIVIDHGYGIKTRFGHLSKILVKAGDRVKRGVPIAAVGNTGRSTGPHLHYEVRVNGIPQNPRKFILEE, encoded by the coding sequence ATGTTGATCGCGGACCATAACTCCCCGGTCAGGCGGTTCAACGTCTCGAGGTCGCTCATCCTCCAGGTGGGTGGCGGGGTGTTGTTGATGGCGGGTCTGGCCCTGGGGGCCACCGTCCACTACTTCCAGGTGGCCCGGGACGCGGCGGAGAATCGCATTCTCCGTGAGGAGAACCTGACGCTGCGGGGCCAGTTGAAGACGGTGCGCGAGCGCATCGAGCACATCGGCTCCACGCTGGACCGCGTGGAGCGCTTCGACCAGAAGCTGCGCTCCATCACGCTGCTGTCGGATCCGCAGCGCAACCTGGCCATGGGCCCGGTGGAGCAGGCGCCCGGTGTGGGAGCGCCCGCCGCGGAGACGCAGTTCACCGAGTTGACCAGCATGGAGTCCCCGAAGGCGCTGGTGGGGAAGTTGGATCGGCTGAGCGCCGAGGCGACCCGTCAGGAGCAGAGCCTTCAGGAGATGCAGGCCTACTTCCAGGATCAGAAGTCGCTGCTGGCCTCCACCCCGTCCATCTGGCCCACGCGCGGTTGGGTGACGAGTGACTTCGGTCAGCGGTTGGATCCATACACGGCGGAGCGGGTGACGCACGCGGGTATGGACATCGCGGCCCCGCACGGCAAGGAGGTCAGCGCGCCGTCGGATGGCACGGTGGTGTTCGCGGGGCTCGAGGGCGGTTACGGCAACGTGATCGTCATCGACCACGGCTACGGCATCAAGACGCGCTTCGGCCACCTGTCGAAGATCCTGGTGAAGGCGGGCGACCGCGTGAAGCGCGGCGTGCCGATCGCGGCCGTGGGCAACACCGGCCGCTCCACCGGTCCGCACCTGCACTACGAGGTGCGCGTCAACGGGATTCCCCAGAACCCGCGCAAGTTCATCCTCGAGGAGTAG
- a CDS encoding Stp1/IreP family PP2C-type Ser/Thr phosphatase, which translates to MKVVSAGLTDVGRKRNHNEDSFLIDDELQLYVVADGMGGHAGGGTASRIAVETIDKELRRARDSRDNPFVTSPNLQDALLPDALRTAVEKACLAIFTTAQEDPRLSGMGTTVISLVVRDNHAFFAHVGDSRAYLVRGSLIQQISEDHSLVNEQIKAGMITPEEAKHSRYKNIITRSVGFEEEVQVDVMGVVAEAGDVFLLCSDGLANMVEDREIHEVVQATSNLADIPKRLIDLANERGGDDNISVIVVQMTA; encoded by the coding sequence ATGAAGGTCGTCTCGGCCGGCCTCACGGACGTGGGGCGTAAGCGCAACCACAACGAAGACAGCTTCCTCATCGACGACGAGCTCCAGCTCTATGTCGTCGCGGATGGCATGGGTGGCCATGCTGGGGGCGGTACCGCCTCCCGCATCGCCGTCGAGACCATCGACAAGGAACTGAGACGGGCCCGGGACAGCCGGGACAACCCGTTCGTCACCAGTCCCAACCTGCAGGACGCGCTCCTGCCGGATGCCTTACGCACGGCGGTGGAGAAGGCCTGTCTGGCCATCTTCACCACCGCGCAGGAGGATCCGCGCCTGTCGGGCATGGGCACCACGGTCATCTCGCTCGTCGTGCGCGACAACCACGCGTTCTTCGCGCACGTGGGTGACAGCCGGGCCTACCTCGTCCGGGGTTCCCTCATCCAGCAGATCTCCGAGGACCACTCGCTGGTCAACGAGCAGATCAAGGCCGGGATGATCACCCCCGAGGAGGCCAAGCACTCCCGCTACAAGAACATCATCACGCGCTCCGTGGGCTTCGAGGAGGAGGTCCAGGTGGACGTGATGGGCGTGGTGGCGGAGGCGGGAGACGTCTTCCTGCTGTGCTCGGATGGTCTCGCCAACATGGTGGAGGACCGGGAGATCCACGAGGTGGTGCAGGCCACCTCCAATCTCGCGGACATCCCCAAGCGCCTCATCGACCTGGCGAACGAGCGCGGTGGCGACGACAACATCTCGGTCATCGTGGTGCAGATGACGGCCTGA
- the recN gene encoding DNA repair protein RecN — MLLGLRISNVAVIEEVEVTFGAGLTVLTGETGAGKSILVDALGLLLGGRSDADAIRAGCEEASVEGVFERTPVLAARMEELGVPDLGEEVLVRRVVGRNGRAKAYINGSLVTVGVLARFMRGAVDIAGQHEHVSLFDAGLHRVLLDRYGRLEEQLAAYGRDYAAVAEVVARMEALGGDESRLRERAEFLRFQLEEITRLDPEPGEDARLDAERRRLAGSEKLKRQGAEAELLLGGEESSAVETVGRALGLVNEATKCDASLAPVAEALGSALSELEEAQRRLNRYVEGLESDPARLGEVEDRLDALKRLCRKHATNLEGVLQKRDALETELSTLDNRQEVLEQLARERKAVEERARRSGEALSRARIACAGTFGAQVREGLAQLALGKAAFEVRVTPGTQLKAEGLDEVEFFFSANPGEPARPLARVASGGEASRLLLALKRALADSDGCGCYILDEADSGVSGAIADVVGRMIKDVSGHRQVLCITHLPQVAAYADAHLLIRKGLKGERTVSEVVPLEAGTERTQELARMMSGVEVTREALGAAEALVRSAHRVSGPPRARREPTPDGGSRSRLRRTA; from the coding sequence GTGCTGCTGGGCTTGCGCATTTCGAATGTGGCGGTGATCGAGGAGGTGGAGGTGACGTTCGGGGCCGGCCTGACCGTGCTCACGGGCGAAACGGGAGCGGGCAAGTCCATCCTGGTTGATGCGCTCGGGTTGCTGCTGGGCGGCCGGTCGGATGCGGACGCCATCCGCGCGGGCTGCGAGGAGGCCTCGGTGGAGGGGGTCTTCGAGCGCACCCCGGTGCTGGCCGCGCGTATGGAGGAACTGGGGGTGCCGGACCTCGGTGAGGAGGTGCTGGTGCGCCGGGTGGTGGGCCGCAATGGCCGGGCCAAGGCCTACATCAACGGCTCCCTGGTGACGGTGGGCGTGCTCGCCCGCTTCATGCGTGGCGCGGTGGACATCGCCGGCCAGCACGAGCACGTGAGCCTCTTCGACGCCGGGCTGCACCGGGTGCTGTTGGACCGCTACGGGCGGCTGGAGGAGCAGCTCGCCGCCTACGGGCGGGACTACGCGGCCGTGGCGGAGGTGGTGGCGCGTATGGAGGCGCTGGGCGGGGACGAGTCCCGTCTGCGCGAGCGTGCCGAGTTCCTCCGCTTCCAATTGGAGGAGATCACCCGCCTGGATCCGGAGCCGGGCGAGGACGCGCGGCTGGATGCCGAGCGGCGCCGGCTGGCGGGCTCGGAGAAGCTCAAGCGGCAGGGGGCCGAGGCGGAGCTGTTGCTCGGCGGCGAGGAGTCGAGCGCGGTGGAGACGGTGGGCCGCGCGTTGGGGCTGGTGAACGAGGCGACGAAGTGCGACGCCTCTTTGGCCCCGGTGGCCGAGGCCCTGGGCTCGGCCCTGTCGGAGCTGGAGGAGGCGCAGCGCCGGCTCAACCGGTACGTGGAGGGTCTGGAGTCCGACCCGGCCCGGTTGGGTGAGGTGGAGGATCGCCTGGATGCCCTCAAGCGGTTGTGCCGCAAGCACGCCACCAACCTGGAGGGCGTGCTGCAGAAGCGCGACGCGCTGGAGACGGAGCTGTCCACGCTGGACAACCGGCAGGAAGTGCTGGAGCAGCTCGCCCGCGAGCGCAAGGCGGTCGAGGAGCGTGCGCGCCGTAGTGGCGAGGCCCTCTCGCGGGCGCGCATCGCGTGCGCCGGTACTTTTGGAGCCCAGGTGCGCGAGGGCCTGGCGCAGCTGGCGCTGGGCAAGGCGGCCTTCGAGGTGCGCGTGACGCCCGGTACCCAGCTCAAGGCCGAGGGCCTGGACGAGGTGGAGTTCTTCTTCAGCGCCAACCCGGGCGAGCCTGCCCGGCCGCTGGCCAGGGTGGCGTCGGGTGGTGAGGCCTCGCGCCTCCTGCTGGCCCTCAAGCGTGCGTTGGCGGACAGTGACGGCTGTGGCTGTTACATCCTGGACGAGGCGGACTCCGGGGTGAGCGGCGCCATCGCCGACGTGGTGGGTCGGATGATCAAGGATGTCAGCGGGCACCGGCAGGTGCTGTGCATCACCCACCTGCCGCAGGTGGCGGCGTACGCGGACGCCCACCTGCTCATCCGCAAGGGGCTCAAGGGCGAGCGCACCGTCTCCGAGGTGGTGCCGCTGGAGGCGGGGACCGAGCGTACCCAGGAGCTGGCGCGCATGATGTCCGGAGTAGAGGTGACGCGCGAGGCGCTGGGGGCGGCCGAGGCCCTGGTTCGTTCGGCCCATCGAGTGTCCGGACCCCCTCGGGCCAGGCGGGAACCCACTCCGGATGGCGGGTCCCGGAGCCGGCTGCGCCGCACCGCCTAG